A genome region from Lutra lutra chromosome 11, mLutLut1.2, whole genome shotgun sequence includes the following:
- the PRPS1L1 gene encoding ribose-phosphate pyrophosphokinase 3 produces the protein MPNIKIFGGSSHQDLSQKIADRLGLELGKVVTKKFSNQETCVEIGESVRGEDVYIVQSGCGEINDSLMELLIMINACKIASASRVTAVIPCFPYARQDKKDKSRAPISAKLVANMLSIAGADHIITMDLHASQIQGFFDIPVDNLYAEPAVLKWIRENISEWRNCIVVSPDAGGAKRVTSIADRLNVDFALIHKERKKANEVDRMVLVGDVRDRVAILVDDMADTCGTICHAADKLLSAGAIKVYAILTHGIFSGPAIARINSACFEAVVVTNTIPEEEKMKQCPRIQVIDISMILAEAIRRTHNGESVSYLFSHVPL, from the coding sequence ATGCCAAATATCAAAATCTTCGGTGGCAGCTCCCACCAGGACTTATCCCAGAAAATTGCTGACCGCCTGGGCCTGGAGCTAGGCAAGGTGGTGACCAAGAAATTCAGTAACCAGGAGACGTGTGTGGAAATTGGCGAGAGCGTGAGGGGAGAGGATGTCTACATCGTGCAGAGTGGTTGTGGCGAAATCAACGACAGCCTAATGGAGCTTTTGATCATGATTAATGCCTGCAAGATCGCTTCAGCCAGCCGGGTTACCGCCGTCATCCCATGCTTCCCTTATGCCCGGCAGGATAAGAAGGATAAGAGCCGGGCCCCAATATCCGCCAAGCTTGTTGCGAATATGCTGTCTATAGCAGGTGCAGACCATATCATCACCATGGATTTACATGCTTCTCAAATTCAGGGCTTTTTTGATATCCCAGTAGACAATTTGTATGCGGAGCCAGCTGTCCTGAAGTGGATAAGGGAGAATATCTCTGAGTGGAGGAACTGCATTGTTGTCTCACCGGATGCGGGTGGAGCTAAGCGAGTGACCTCCATCGCAGACAGGTTGAACGTGGACTTCGCCTTGATTCACAAAGAGCGGAAGAAGGCCAACGAAGTGGACCGCATGGTGCTAGTGGGAGACGTGAGGGATCGTGTGGCTATCCTTGTGGATGACATGGCTGATACCTGTGGCACAATCTGTCACGCAGCTGACAAACTCCTCTCAGCGGGAGCCATCAAAGTTTATGCGATCTTGACTCACGGAATCTTTTCCGGGCCGGCCATTGCTCGCATCAACAGTGCATGCTTTGAAGCAGTGGTAGTCACCAATACCATACCTGaggaagagaagatgaagcagtGCCCCAGAATACAGGTGATCGACATCTCCATGATCCTTGCAGAAGCCATCAGGAGAACCCACAACGGGGAATCTGTTTCCTACCTGTTCAGCCATGTCCCTTTATAA